The Sebaldella sp. S0638 genome segment CTGCTAACTTTCTGAATACAACTCTCGAAATTCCAAATTCTCTCATGTATCCTCTTGGTCTTCCGTTTACCTGACATCTGTTTCTAAGTCTAGTAGGTGATGCATTTCTAGGTAATTTAGCAAGCTCTTTTATTGCTTCTTTATCGCCTTTTCTGATTCTTTCTTTTAGCTCGGCTCTTTTTGCTGCGTATTTATCTATAGTTTTTGCTATTTTCAGGTTTTTTTCCATCATTGCTATTTTAGCCATCTTGTTTCAACACCTCCTTATTTTTGGAATGGCATACCGAATGCTGCCAGTAATGCATGTCCTTCTTCATCAGTTTTCGCTGTAGAAACAATAGTTATCCCTAATCCAAACATTTTATCTACTTTGTCTATTTCTATTTCAGGAAAAACTATTTGTTCTCTTATTCCTAAAGTATAGTTTCCTCTTCCGTCGAATCCTTTTTTAGAAACTCCCTCGAAATCTCTAACTCTTGGAAGGGCTACTGTTACTAATCTATCTAAAAATTCATACATTTTTTCTTTTCTAAGAGTAACTTTTGCACCGATTTTTTGTCCTTCTCTTAATTTGAATCCTGCTTCAGATTTTTTTGCTTTTCTTGCAACAGGTTGCTGTCCTGTGATTATTTTAAGATCGTTAATTGCTGCGTCTAGTAATTTAGCATTTCCAGCTGCTTCACCAACTCCGATATTTACGATTATTTTGTCCAGTTTAGGTACTTCCATTATGTTTTTCATGTTTAATTCCTTAAATAATGCAGGTACAATCTCTTCTCTATACATAGTGTATAATCTTGGTATATATTTTTCAGCCACTGTATGTTATCCTCCTTCCTATATTTCTTTTCCAGAAACTACTGAAATTCTTACTTTTTTATCATTTTTGAATTCTTTTCTCACTCTAGTACCTTTTTTTGCTTTTTCATCCCAAAGCATTACTTTTGATGCAAAAATAGGCATTTCTTTCTCTACAACTTCTCCTTGTGGGTTCATTTGATTAGGCTTTATAAATTTCTTTCTTACATTTACACCCTCTACAATTACTTTTCCTGTGCTTCTCATTACTCTTAGCACTTTTCCCACTTTGTCCTTGTCTCCTGGCTTTTCAGCAGCATCTTTCGATCTTCCGCTTACTACTACTACCATATCTCCTGTTTTCACATGTAATTTTTTAGGTACCGATTTTACTTTTGATTTTATCACAGCAAATCCTCCTTCCTATAATACTTCTGGTGCAAGAGATACTATTCTCATAAAGTTTTTCGCTCTCAATTCTCTTGCCACTGGGCCAAATATTCTTGTTCCTCTTATTTCAAGGTTTGCGTTTAATACAACTGCTGCATTGTCATCAAACTTTATATATGAACCGTCTGCTCTTTTTAATTCTTTTCTTGTTCTTACTACAACTGCTTTAACTACGTCTCCCTTTTTTACGTTTCCATTAGGAATAGCCTCTTTAACAGAAGCAACTACTATGTCTCCGATTCTCCCGAATCTTCTTCTTGATCCGCCAAGAACTCTTATTACCATAATTTTCTTTGCACCTGTATTATCAGCAACGTTAAGTACTGTTTGTTGTTGAACCATCCTAATCCTCCTCTCTACTTAGCTCTTTCTAAAATAGTTACTACTCTCCATCTTTTGTCTTTACTTAGTGGTCTAGTTTCCATTATTCTTACTTTATCTCCGACGTTACAATCATTGTTTTCGTCATGTGCTTTATATTTTTTTGAAACTTTTAGTCTTTTTTTGTATAATTTATGAAATTTCATTGTTTCTTCAATAACAACTACTGTTTTTTCCATTTTATCAGAAACAACTATACCTTCTCTAACTTTTCTATAGTTACGTTTGATTTCCACAGTCTACCTCCTTCAATTATCCGTTTTTCTTTTCAGTAAGTATTGTTTTTATTCTTGCTATTGTTCTCTTCATATCTCTGATCTGAGCTGTGTTTTGCAACTGTCCTAAAGAGTGCTGAAATTTTAAATTAAACAATTCCTCTTTTAAGTTTTTCTCTTGTGATATTAATTCATCGATAGACAAATCTCTAATTTCTTTAGATAACATTAATTATCACCACCCATTTCTTCTTTTTTTACAAACTTACACTTTATAGGTAGTTTGTGTGCAGCTTTTCTTAGAGCTTCTTTTGCTCTTTCTTCAGGTACTCCGCCAACCTCAAACATAATTTTGTCTCTTTTTACTACTGCTACCCAACCTTCAGTATTTCCTTTACCTTTACCCATTCTTGTTCCTTCTGGTCTCTTTGTATAAGGCTTATCAGGAAAAATTCTGATCCAGATTTTCCCTTCCCTTTTGAAGGTTCTATTTATTGTTACCCTGCACGCTTCGATTTGTCTTGATGTTATCCATCCAAATTCTTTTGCTGCAAGACCGTATTCACCAAAGTCTACATTGTTTCCTTTTGTAGCAACTCCGCCGATTTTTCCTCTGAATTGTTTTCTGTATTTCGTTCTTTTAGGTATTAACATTATGCATTTCCTCCTTCCTTCTTGCTAGGAAGTACTTCTCCATTAAATATCCATACTTTAATCCCTAATGCACCGTATGTAGTGAATGCTGTAGCTGTAGCATAATCAACATCAGCTCTTAAAGTGTGTAATGGTACTCTTCCTGATAATGTCCATTCGCTTCTCGCGATTTCTGCTCCGTTTAGTCTTCCAGAAACAGCTATTTTGATCCCTTTTACTCCTGATTTCTCAGCTCTTTGAATTGCCTGGCTTACAGCTCTTTTATAAGCAACCCTTTTTTCTATTGCTGTAGCTATGCTTTCAGCAACTAACTGTGAATTTTTGTTAGGATTTTTTACTTCCTGTACTTTTACCTGTACTTTTTTCCCAGTCAGATTTTCTATTTTTCCTTTTAATGCTTCTATTTCGGCACCTTTTCTACCTATTAGTATCCCGGCTTTCCCTGTATCTATGATTATTGTAAGTTCAGTCGGTGATGTTCTCTCTATTTGAATGCTCGAAACACCTGCATGATAATAATTCTTTTTAATAAATTCTCTTATTTTCAGGTCTTCGTGAAAATTATTTAAATATTCCTTACCTTCTGCAAACCATTTAGAATCCCATGTTCTAGTAATTCCTAATCTAATTCCCCTAGGATCAACCTTTTGTCCCACAGAAATACCTCCTTAATTAATTTCTTTCGCTCACTTCTACTGTGATATGAGCTGTTGGCTTTCTAATTATATCTGCTCTTCCCATAGCTCTTGGGTTTACTCTCTTTAGTACCGGTCCTTTATCTACAAGTATTCTTGATACATATAGTTTATCAGGATCCATTCCAAAGTTATGTTCTGCATTTGCTATAGCAGACTTTAGTGTTTTTTCTATATAAACTGCCGCTTTTTTATTTGTAAATTTAAGCATTGCTAACGCCGGTAAAGCGTCTTTTCCTCTTACAATGTCAGCTACCAATCTAGCTTTCTGAGGACTTAATCTTTGATAACGAAGTTTTGCTACCACTGCCACGATAGGCCTCCTTTCCAACCCTTACTATTTTCTCTTAGCGTCTTTTTTTGCATCTTTTCCGTGTCCGTAAAACGTTCTAGTAGGTGCGAATTCTCCTAATTTATGACCTACCATTTCTTCAGTTACGTAAACTGGTATATGTTTTTTTCCGTTATATACTGCAAAAGTTTGTCCAATAAATTGTGGGAAAATTGTCGATCTTCTTGACCATGTCTTAATAACTTGTTTTTTCTCACCCATTGCTTCTACTTTTTTTAGTAAGTATTCATCAACAAATGGTCCTTTTTTTAGTGAACGAGCCATTTATCTCCTCCTTAGTTTATTTATTTTTTTCTCTTTCTTACTATAAATTTATCGCTTAATTTCTTACCTCTAGTTTTCTTACCTAATGTTGGTTTACCCCAAGGTGTAACAGGAGCTTTTCTTCCTATAGGCGATCTTCCTTCTCCCCCTCCGTGTGGGTGATCTACCGGATTCATCGCTGATCCTCTAACATGAGGTTTTCTTCCTAAGTGTCTGTTTCTTCCTGCTTTACCTAATGATACAAGCGAATGTTCCGAGTTTCCTACAGAACCTATAGTAGCTGTACATTCTCTGTGTATTAGTCTTAATTCTCCAGATGGAAGTTCCACGTGTGAGTAAACTCCGTCTTTCGCTACCAGTCTTGCAGATGTTCCTGCTGATCTTGCCAGCTGTCCGCCTTTTCCGGGTATTAATTCCACATTATGAATAACTGTACCTATTGGTAAGTCTTTTAGTTTTAAAGCATTTCCAGGTTTGATTTCCGCACCTTCTCCTGATAACACAGTATCTCCTTTTTTCAAACCGTTCGGAGCAAGAATATATCTTTTTTCCCCATCAACATAGTGTAGTAGAGCAATATTTGCAGTTCTGTTAGGATCATATTCTATTGTTGCTACCTTTGCAGGTATTCCGTTTTTATCTCTTTTCCAGTCAATTACTCTGTAAAGTCTCTTATGTCCTTTATGTCTGTTTCTACCAGTTCTGTGACCGTAGTTGTCAATCCCGTAAGATGAATTTAACGGTTCTACTAATGATTTTTCTGGTCTTACTTTATCCAGATCATTATTGACTAATATAGACATATGCCTTGTACCATTAGTCATTGCTTTTAATTTTTTAATTGGCATATTAATACTTCCCTCCGTGTTATTTATTTATTTATTTTTCTTAAAACTCAAATCCTGCGATTTCATCTCCGTCTTTAAGTTTAACCATAGCTTTTTTTACTATAGGTGTTTTATACATAGAAAATCTGAATCTTTTATTTTTAGATTTTACTGTAAGTGTATTCACGCTTACTACTTTTACATCAAATAATTTTTCCACAGCTTGTCTGATTTCGATTTTGTTTGCTCTTCTGTCTACTTCGAAAACATATTCGTTGTTTTCTCTTCTGATCATTTCACCTTTTTCAGATTTAACCGGTCTTTTTATTACATCATATAAATTCATATTATGCTAGCACCTCCTCGATCTGTGCAAGTGCTTCTTTTGTCATGATTATTTTGTCCTGTTTTAATAACCAGTAAACACTTAACTCATTTGGCATTAGTACATATGATTTTTCTATATTTCTTATAGACAGATATGCGTTATATTCATTCTCTATGTATAAGTCATTTAGTATGTACAGCTGTTTTGTTCCTGCCATATCTAATTTTTTAGAAAAATCAATAATTGTTTTAGTTTTCGGCTTTTCTAATTCAAAAGCATCTATTACGATGATTCCTCCATTTTGAGCCTTAGCTGATAAAGCTGATCTTATAGCTAATTTTCTAACTTTTTTATTTACTTTTTTTACATAGTCTCTTGGTTTCGGTCCGTGTGAAACACCTCCGCCAACCATGTGAGGAGCTCTTGTTGATCCTTGTCTTGCTCTTCCAGTACCTTTTTGTCTGAAAGGCTTTCTTCCTCCTCCTCTTACTTCAGCTCTAGTCTTTGTAGAAGCCGAACCTTGTCTTACTTCTGCTAGTTCTGCAGTTAACACTTCGTGCATTACTGCTTTGTTAGGCTTTATACCAAATATTTCTTCTTTTACATCAACAGTTCCTGCTTTTGAACCGTCAATAGTATATATATCTAAAACTGGCATTTTGTCCTCCTCTCTTTCTTCTCAATTAGTATTTTTTCACTGATTTTTTTATTATTAAGTATCCGTTTTTAGGACCCGGTATTGCACCTTTTACTAATAACAGGTTATTTTCCACATCAAATTTTACTACTCTAAGGTTTTGAACAGTAACATTTTCATTTCCTAATCTTCCTGCCATTTTCTTACCTTTTGGTACATTACTGTTTGATGCAGCACCACCGGCATTCGATCCTCCAAGTCTGTGGTTTCTAGAAACCCCGTGAGTTGCTCTGTTTCCTCCGAAGTTATGTCTTTTCATAACCCCTGCTGTTCCTTTACCTTTTGAAACACCAGAAACATCTACGAACTCTATTCCTTCGAATGAATCTACTTTGATTTCCTGTCCTAATGCATAACCATCTAAATTGTCAGTTTTGAATTCTTTTAAGAATTTTTTTGGAGTTACTCCTGCTTTTTTAAATACTCCCATTTCAGGTTTTATAGTATTTTTTTCTTTTTTCTCGTCGTAACCTAAAGTTAACGCGTTATATCCGTCTTTTTCAACGTTCTTTTTTTGGATAACAAAGTTAGGTCCTGCTTCTATTACTGTAACAGGTATTAATTTTTCACCTTCAAATATTTGTGTCATCCCTATTTTTTTTCCTAGTAACATTATTTTTTCCTCCTTAATATATTGGTTGACTGAACTATTTTATAAGCCAACTTGTATTAAGCCTATAATTGCTTTATTTCGATTCCTACGCCTGATGGCAGACTTAATGAAGTTAATGCTGAAATTATTTGCTGACTAGAGTTTTTGATCTCTACAACTCTT includes the following:
- the rplN gene encoding 50S ribosomal protein L14 — protein: MVQQQTVLNVADNTGAKKIMVIRVLGGSRRRFGRIGDIVVASVKEAIPNGNVKKGDVVKAVVVRTRKELKRADGSYIKFDDNAAVVLNANLEIRGTRIFGPVARELRAKNFMRIVSLAPEVL
- the rpsQ gene encoding 30S ribosomal protein S17, which encodes MEIKRNYRKVREGIVVSDKMEKTVVVIEETMKFHKLYKKRLKVSKKYKAHDENNDCNVGDKVRIMETRPLSKDKRWRVVTILERAK
- the rplD gene encoding 50S ribosomal protein L4, coding for MPVLDIYTIDGSKAGTVDVKEEIFGIKPNKAVMHEVLTAELAEVRQGSASTKTRAEVRGGGRKPFRQKGTGRARQGSTRAPHMVGGGVSHGPKPRDYVKKVNKKVRKLAIRSALSAKAQNGGIIVIDAFELEKPKTKTIIDFSKKLDMAGTKQLYILNDLYIENEYNAYLSIRNIEKSYVLMPNELSVYWLLKQDKIIMTKEALAQIEEVLA
- the rplX gene encoding 50S ribosomal protein L24, which codes for MIKSKVKSVPKKLHVKTGDMVVVVSGRSKDAAEKPGDKDKVGKVLRVMRSTGKVIVEGVNVRKKFIKPNQMNPQGEVVEKEMPIFASKVMLWDEKAKKGTRVRKEFKNDKKVRISVVSGKEI
- the rplC gene encoding 50S ribosomal protein L3 encodes the protein MLLGKKIGMTQIFEGEKLIPVTVIEAGPNFVIQKKNVEKDGYNALTLGYDEKKEKNTIKPEMGVFKKAGVTPKKFLKEFKTDNLDGYALGQEIKVDSFEGIEFVDVSGVSKGKGTAGVMKRHNFGGNRATHGVSRNHRLGGSNAGGAASNSNVPKGKKMAGRLGNENVTVQNLRVVKFDVENNLLLVKGAIPGPKNGYLIIKKSVKKY
- the rplP gene encoding 50S ribosomal protein L16, which codes for MLIPKRTKYRKQFRGKIGGVATKGNNVDFGEYGLAAKEFGWITSRQIEACRVTINRTFKREGKIWIRIFPDKPYTKRPEGTRMGKGKGNTEGWVAVVKRDKIMFEVGGVPEERAKEALRKAAHKLPIKCKFVKKEEMGGDN
- the rplE gene encoding 50S ribosomal protein L5 codes for the protein MPRLYTMYREEIVPALFKELNMKNIMEVPKLDKIIVNIGVGEAAGNAKLLDAAINDLKIITGQQPVARKAKKSEAGFKLREGQKIGAKVTLRKEKMYEFLDRLVTVALPRVRDFEGVSKKGFDGRGNYTLGIREQIVFPEIEIDKVDKMFGLGITIVSTAKTDEEGHALLAAFGMPFQK
- the rpsN gene encoding 30S ribosomal protein S14, which codes for MAKIAMMEKNLKIAKTIDKYAAKRAELKERIRKGDKEAIKELAKLPRNASPTRLRNRCQVNGRPRGYMREFGISRVVFRKLAGEGLIPGIKKSSW
- the rpsC gene encoding 30S ribosomal protein S3, whose amino-acid sequence is MGQKVDPRGIRLGITRTWDSKWFAEGKEYLNNFHEDLKIREFIKKNYYHAGVSSIQIERTSPTELTIIIDTGKAGILIGRKGAEIEALKGKIENLTGKKVQVKVQEVKNPNKNSQLVAESIATAIEKRVAYKRAVSQAIQRAEKSGVKGIKIAVSGRLNGAEIARSEWTLSGRVPLHTLRADVDYATATAFTTYGALGIKVWIFNGEVLPSKKEGGNA
- the rplB gene encoding 50S ribosomal protein L2 gives rise to the protein MPIKKLKAMTNGTRHMSILVNNDLDKVRPEKSLVEPLNSSYGIDNYGHRTGRNRHKGHKRLYRVIDWKRDKNGIPAKVATIEYDPNRTANIALLHYVDGEKRYILAPNGLKKGDTVLSGEGAEIKPGNALKLKDLPIGTVIHNVELIPGKGGQLARSAGTSARLVAKDGVYSHVELPSGELRLIHRECTATIGSVGNSEHSLVSLGKAGRNRHLGRKPHVRGSAMNPVDHPHGGGEGRSPIGRKAPVTPWGKPTLGKKTRGKKLSDKFIVRKRKK
- the rplV gene encoding 50S ribosomal protein L22 codes for the protein MAVVAKLRYQRLSPQKARLVADIVRGKDALPALAMLKFTNKKAAVYIEKTLKSAIANAEHNFGMDPDKLYVSRILVDKGPVLKRVNPRAMGRADIIRKPTAHITVEVSERN
- the rplW gene encoding 50S ribosomal protein L23, with the protein product MNLYDVIKRPVKSEKGEMIRRENNEYVFEVDRRANKIEIRQAVEKLFDVKVVSVNTLTVKSKNKRFRFSMYKTPIVKKAMVKLKDGDEIAGFEF
- the rpmC gene encoding 50S ribosomal protein L29, with amino-acid sequence MLSKEIRDLSIDELISQEKNLKEELFNLKFQHSLGQLQNTAQIRDMKRTIARIKTILTEKKNG
- the rpsS gene encoding 30S ribosomal protein S19 gives rise to the protein MARSLKKGPFVDEYLLKKVEAMGEKKQVIKTWSRRSTIFPQFIGQTFAVYNGKKHIPVYVTEEMVGHKLGEFAPTRTFYGHGKDAKKDAKRK